The Setaria viridis chromosome 9, Setaria_viridis_v4.0, whole genome shotgun sequence sequence accgccgcggcggccgcgtgcGCCGCGCACTGCAGCCCCAGGAACGCTGCCTCCAGGGCCTCCCCTTCACCGCCGGACCTCGTGACGAGAGAAAAGAGGAGGAGCACGGCGTAAAACGCGGCGAGGCCCGCGGACACCGCCAGCGGGACGACGAACCCGGCCCCGActcgcaccgccaccgccgcccggccATCCTCCCTGTCCAGCAGCGGCTCCTtgtcggccccgccgccgccgttgaggGCGCCGACATGCCGTCCCCgctgccggcggaggcggcgcagggcgcaggggctggcgggcgcggcgggcggcgcggggcgcagAGGCCGGgcgcggaggagagagaagagcgcGGGGAGGAAAGAGGGGAGGGTACCGGGTGGAATTTTGgaggagggggaccacttttagcacttttagtccattttagcacctcttgaaaggataatggattatggggggctaaaatttagcccctccattttagcccaggtgtttgggaggaggagggctaaaagtgactaaaatggggtgctaaaatttagcaccctcCTCGTCAATCGCCATCTTCCTCCTTCGGTCTCTCTGACGCTCGCCCAAATCGCCTCCCGATCCGTCCCACGCCACGCTCGCGTCGCCCTATCTCCTctcctcggccgcggcggcagtaGTGCCGCATGCCCGTGACGACAGGGATGTGGGCGGTGTTTGCAACAATGGTCGACGGAGGCTGTGGGGGCAGCTCCTTCTTCCGCGGCGCATTAGTCCCAAACGTGTCGCAGCCCGTCGTCCCGTGGTCGCAGCCATGGAGGCTGCCgccccctcctcgccgccgcgatgGTCTCCAGTCTCCACCTCCTCGCAGCCACGACCTCTGACATCGGGCATGGTTGCGCTTCCACGACGACATCATTGTCTTACCTGCAGCCCTGCTCGAATGTGAAGGTGGGTACAATGCCCTCTACCTGCTTGTTGTTTTGCTTCTGATATTGGAGCGAAGAGATTTTGAAATTTCCATATtagatgatgcacatgaagagcCACATCCTTCAGGTGAATCCGTGGAATGTCGACCCTGAGCCTTGTACAATGTGCATGAAGAGGTTCAGTGAGACAATGTGCATCAATGGTTGTTTAACAGTGAGGTGGAGATAAGGCTGTTTAGGCCATGATACTACTTAAATGGTCACATGGTAGATTCTTTAGAAACTAGTTATGGTTATTGGGATTGCTTTACAGAGTTTGGTGAAATGTTGGtgctaatatatatttttttatatctgCATGCTTTTTGTGTGGAATTTTTGCTATTTTCTTCTACTAATCCGTGATCTGGGTGCGGTCTAATATGTAGGGCTTAAAGGGAGCAAGTGATCTCTTCCTGGTAATCATATCTGAAGCCGCGAGAAGCGgtggtttttttttccctctgtTCCACTTTCAACTTTACTGCTACGGATTCGTGGGTCGTAGAGTGTCTCATGGAATTTGTTTAGTGGCTGTTCGATATCAACAGGAGGGAGGATGTACCGAAGAATGTTGACGTAACTATTGTTTTAACTGGATTAAGGTTATTAGCATTTCCACCCTTGGCTTGATGCAACTGAAATTCATATAGTGGGAAAGAACTGGGCATTGTTCTTCCTGAACACCTATTAAGGTAACAGCACTGGAAGAAGTAAAAAATTGCACTATCTCAAGCTGGTTTTGTATTACACATTTGCGTAGACTCTTTATAGATAGACGTAGTTTGATTGACACAACTGTTGCAATAACCTTGTTGTATCGTTGACCTGTAGAGAAATAGCACAGCGAATCAGATGGGTCTTGTACAAGGTTTAATCTAGAACAGTTTCGTTTCCTTTTAGTGTCACTGGCAGTGTGCATCTGTGTCTTCTGTCTTGACTTGTAAACTATTACTTGGAATTGCCCAAGAATTATGTAATTACTCGGAAGCTACTACTTACATAAATTATTCCTATTTTGTACAGAAGAAACTCAGATAGATAAATGGCCCTGCCAAACTTAGAATCCAACTATCAAGACAAGTCTTCTAACATACAGATATTTCTGTTAGTTTATGACTAGCACCTAGGAGTGTTGATTGATTTGAGAAAGTTGTTTGCTAGACAAGTCAAGACAAGTTGTTTGCTAGGAATGATCCTTCAGAGAGAGGGAGGCATAGGAACAAGCAGAATGAGGACGACTGAAGAGCCGGGGTGTACAGCTAAGAGGTCTTTCCCCCTATTTAGAGGttccaatatttttcttttgtcgTTTGAAATGGTGTGCATCCAACTATAATTCTATATGACGAGTGGTTTGTTACCGTTACTTGGAGGATAGCAATTTTGCTGATCATTAGTCCCATATTCAATTTGTCAAATTTGGTACAATGTGTGCGTGttcaatagtttttttttaaaaacacgTGCGCGTCGCATAAACAGTCGATCAAAGCTGCGTACCTTCAGAAGTTCCATAGTGGAAGAATTCACCTAGCACGTTTGTTTGGAGACCCTTTTTTCATCCCATTAACATGTCTCGGCACTTGTGTACTAGATCAGGTTCGGAAGTAAAATCTTGCACGTTATCTTTTGGGCTAGGTCAAATGAGGAACGTTGCACTTGTTCTAGTACACAGCGGTCACGAGTCCGCAGCGACCTGTTCTTCACCGCAAATCGTGAATGGTGGTGTACAGCACATGTTAGGCTGCGTGTACGCAGGCCGTAGATAAGAGCGCAGATCCATCTTGCGCCTGCATGTGCTCTGCAAAAGTAAGCATGAAGAGAAGTCAACTGAATGATGCTACGCTTGTTGCAGCAATAATAGCACAGGGTTAAAGAGATCATGCCCTTCATGATCCTGATAACATTTTTCGGTGCACAACTCTTTTGTTTTCAAAAGGAGGGCTGAAAGGCACCTATGATTTCTGGAAGGTCTCTAGTCCCATAAAAGATCTGAATATTTTAGAACCTGATGGCTACGAATTGAATACAGACGTCGTGCCGTGGGGACGTTCTCACGCTCTATGATTTCTGCAGGTTTGAATGTTTCCAGCTTTCCTTGTCACCAACAGCTCTTTTCTCTGCATAAAAGTATTGCAGCAGTGTAGTAGCCTCCGAGTGACTAACGATGCATGTCTACAACACGGTGTTTGTTGGTTTCCATGACATCGCAAATGAGCAACCTAACCTGGATAAACAATCACAGGTTTGTGCGTGCCAGTTATGTTGTCTCAGGCACGAAATGGACACCATGCGTTACGTGCGCAGATGATAAGCTCCTCATTGACCATGTCCGATGTGGGATAGGTAGGTGATGATCGAGAGCAAAGATAAACTGGGTATGAACTGATGTCACGAGATGACGGGCAGAAGTCAGTGCGCAAACGGATATTCTGATCCGACCGAGCCAACAGAACAGAGGCAACGATCGCAGCAAGTTGCTTTCAGCTTTCAAGAAAGCAAACGGTTTCATTGGTGTTTCAGCTTGTTCCTCTTGCTGACAGCGAGAAAACGAACGTTGCAATATGCAAGTTGCGGAGGGTTTGAAATGCAGGCTGGTGACCCTGGCCTGGAGTGGTCCCCCTTACCGAACAAGTGTCCGCCAAAGATGTTTCGAATTTTGAACAGAAGCATCCAATATTTCTCTCATCTGAGAAGCAtcggcccttgtttacttcccaagttgggaggtgccaaattggcattttgccataaatgcgacactgtagcgtttcgtttgtatttgtgaattattgtccaaatattgactaattaggctcaaaagattcgtctcgcaaagtacaacaaaactgtgcaattagtttttgatttcatctactccatgcatgtaccgcaagtttgatgcgatggagaatcttctttttgcatagtgtcaaagttgggagtttggaggaaaAACATGGCCCCAATGTTTCTCCACAGGACATGCAACAGTAATATCCTGTACACTTGTACCCTCTGCCAAGAGTTAACTACGAACTACGGACTCTGCATGAGTGCTTGTACATCAGCAGACTCGGATGAGAGGTACTGACAGAGGCGTCAAAGCACCATCGGATTCAGATGAGCAGCGATACGGTTCCATGAGCAGTCAATAAAAGTGAAAAGTAAGAAATGGTAAATTCCGTGTGGCAGACCAAACACAAGTCGCAGCTGGATCAGAGATGTACAGATCACTCATCTGGTGTAAACATGTAGATGTCATTAGAGGGAGGACACCAATGTTGCAAACCAGCAACAAATGCGTGTCCTcgcctctttctttttctcgcTATCCAAGTATTCATACTGTTGCACGATTGCTGCTCCATTCGACTAACAAATAGCAGCTAAAATGAGGTCTACTAAGAAATCAACAGAAACAAAAAGGCTTTCTTACAAATGGTATCGATCAAACCACCtgaaagaataaaagaatgGAGGCCCGTGGATTATTGCTGAAGCAATAAGAAAGCTGAAGCAGCAAGGACCAAGACCAAAGCTAAGGCGCTGCTGAGACGGGTCCTGAATCCGCTGCTGCTCTTAGGAATTCTCTGCGGCATGGCACATTCGTCACCATTGAAGAAGACCTTTGTTGGGAAGCCGTCTCCAGAGACAATGTTGATCCCAGGGGTCAGCTTCTTTGTGAAGGAGAGGACTGACTGTTGCTTCCCGGGTACAAGGTAATCCGACCCACTCATGTTGGTCTGCTTCACCAGGTAATTGAGCCCCTCCAGACCCTGCATAAAGATGGTGTTCTTGCCCACGGCCGTGCCATTGAAAGAGTACGCCTTCTCAAAGCCATCATACGCCTTGTCCATGACAATGGCAGCAAACCAATTGGCCATGTCGACATCCTCCCAGTTGAACAATGTCACCCTAGCACTCCAGCCCTTGTTGTAGTCTGTTGAGACATGCCAGTTGATGCTCACACCACAGAAATCACCACAAGGCGTTGGGCGGGGCACATTGTAGTGCTTCAGCTCAGCCCACGCCATCGCCTTCTGGGTGCGGTTGTCGAACGGCACAAGCAGCGCTTCTGGTGGCAGGAGCATAGATTGTGCAGTCGTGCTGCAGGTCTGTCCTCGCCTGTTTGCAGGGCACCCACATGCACAAGTGTTGCAGGGGATCACCGAGTCATTGTAGTATGCTGAGAAGGTCACACAACACTTGGGCTTGGCCCCCTTAGTTCTGGTGATGTTGCACACCACCTGCCATGTCGCCACAGCCAACGTCGTCGAGTCGAGCCCGCTTGGGTCTGGGAATGCCGTTGGGCTGACAGGCACTGGCTGGCCACAGGTGTAGTCTGGGTTCAGCGATGATGCACCGGCGATCTTGAAATTGGCAGGGGGGAACAGCTTGGTCCGGTTCAGGTCCGGTGGCATCTTGAACACCTGCATTTGGAATGCCGATTTCGACTGCTTCTCGTCCATGGACTTGGGCAGGATTGTGCCATTCCTGCAGCAGTTGTCAATCTTCCCAATCTGGGTGTCGTTGTACCGGGACAGCGGCAGGTCAAGGATCACCGGCTTGCGGTCGCAATTGAGCACCTGAGAGAAATCAAGACTCTGGTAgtactgcgccgccgccccataGATGCAGCCGGAAGTGTCCACCTTCGACGGGTGAGCGCCCTTCATGGAGTAGATGAACTCCCCACGCCGCCACTCCCACGACAGCCGCCAGTTGTCGAGGCGGCCGAGCTTGGCGTTGTTCTCGAGCGTGACGAGCGCGAGGTAGCTGGAGGGGTACGCCTGGAGCACGTCGTAGGTGATGACGAGGTCGCCGGTGCCGCGCGGGAGGAAGTTCTTGGTCGGGTCGGTGGCGTTGGCGTCGATGACCGTGGCGTTGGCCTCGGCCTCCGGCGTGAGGACGCAGCAAGTGGACAGGATCCCCGCGGTGACGTTTCTCGCCGCCTCGCACGCGTAATCCGGGTTGTCCAGCGAGAGCTTGGCGGGGAGCGGTACGAACGGGACGGGCCCGGCGAAGACCGTGCCGACGATGCCGACGGAGGCCTGGATCTGCGAGAGGTCCCCGGCGGTGGCGATGGGCGTGAGGAGGTCCGTCTGCGGGTACCCCGAAAAGGAGGTGGCGTTGCCGGCGTCCTCCGTGGTGTTGTACGgcatctcgccgccgcccgtgagcacggcgccgtcgacgccgacgaggatcTCGCCGTGCGCGAACTCGACGAGCACCGCCCACGACTTGAGCGGGCGGGTGCCGGAGTTGAGCACGGTGGCGTTGGCGCGGAAGGCGTAGGGCTGCTTGTTCTTGTCGCTGACGAAGGGCCGGATCTTGGTGCGGCCCTGGAAGTTGTAGGTGAGCTGGATACCGTTGCAGCCGGGgtcgggcgcgggggcggcggccgctggGGTCGTCcccctctgcgccgccgcgagGCCCGCGAgcaggaggagcccgaggaccaCGGCCTGGGGAGCTGCGGAGCCAGCCATCGCTGGATCGGGAGCGCGCGCAAGGTGGAGTGGCGATTGGGGCGGGAGCGGGGTGGCGAGGTAGATGAAGCGATCGGAAAGCGCGTGCACAGCTGGGGGAGGGAGATGAGGAGACgaaggggggaggaggaggagggggggtgGTGGGTTTGAACTGGGGGAGCGGCGTGTAGGCGTAGCTTGCCTGctgcttcctccgcctccgtgCTGTTTAttcccccaaaaaaaaatgcagaaaaTGATCGGGTTTTGAACAAAAGGGCGTGGAAAGCGACGCCGGccggaaaggaggaggagacgacgTCGGAGGAGAGTGCGGGGTccaggggagggggaggaggaggagcgtggGTTGACGTGGATTGGTCGACGGCGCGTGGGCCCGGGCCCAGCTGGTAGTGAGTTAGTGACGCGGGGGACGCGGAGAGGGCGGCGACTGGTTGAAACGGTAGGGTTCGGTCCGGGCAGCGGCTCCGCCGCGGGGGTGCGACATGCGCGGCGGGCCGCCCGATTCTGGCGTGTACGGTCGTGGACGGACGGCGGCGGATGGGGGCTGCTGTCTCATGTGTTGTGGGCCCCGTGCATGTGAGGAGGAGACGTTCTGTATGGCAGGCTCGGGGACCCGGCCGGCGCTTGTGACATAGGAGTACGAAGCCTGTGAAGACGATGCAGCGAGCGCGGAGCAGCGGAGCGCGATGTTTCCAGAGAACACGCTTTGGTGTTGGTGAACGCGGATTTGGTAAGAGATCGAGCCATTTTCTGTAAACAAATCGGATGGCTCCCGCGGACGGGTCTGTTACCAAATTTTACCATACCACATGGCATATCCCATGTTTCGATTCCAGGTCCCCCTCTGCTTTGGTGTAATCTACTACTGCGGCTTGACTGGGTGCTGTTGCGCCCCGCGGAAGAACGTGTCCAATAACCCATGCGCGTTTTGTTGGGTGCAGGTACGCTGACGCGCACGCacacgccgccgcgctgctggtCGCCAGGGACATGCCGGTGGCTTAACATACACGAGTTGATCGATTCTACGTACGTGCATAGAAAATTTGAAAGATGATCGTTTGACTTGATCTAGAATTAGCAGGTTCTTTTTATTTGCTTACTTATTATAGTCGACAGCGTGACACATTAGACGTGAGCTCACGTTCATGGCTCCGCGATTGCCGCTGGTGGGCACCGTCGCAACGTGGGATGATAATCGGAATCATTCTCTTCCCCGACCTCGTGCGCGCTTGTCTCCTGTCAGGCATTGCTTTTCCGACGTTAAAAGCTCAGTTTCATGCGTGAGCTCGGGTAGTTAGGTCCTGTCCACTAAGGATAGAATgtttatgtatgtatgtatagaGCCGATTGTGTGCGCGTATAGTGAGCGCCTaccatattttttaaaaaaatatatattcctGCATACGTAGATGAAGAATTGGAGGTTCGATCATCTCAGCGTCCGCAACTTAACGATACATTTACATTTACATGTATGCtaaatactccatccgttccaaattatcgatcgttttagcttttttgaTTCATAGTtactattatgcatctagatgtaGTGTATGTCTAcgtgtataataatatttatgaacctagaaaaattaaaacgacgtataatttggaacgggcAGGACTTTCTTAAATCACgtaattctattttttttagagGAGAATGGGAATGTTTGCAATGCGGCTGGACCTGTACAGAATGAGAGAATCCATGCAAGGGTGAGTGTCCAGGAGCCCGAAGTGGCCTTAGTTCGTGAGATGGGCCGGGCTAGGCTTTCGGTGTGGGTGCGGAGCAGGATCAGATTCGGCCCCTTCCTTACCGCTGCTGATTGTGGGCTGCTACAGAACAGATTGCGGATCTTAAAATGAAACTGCAAGGTCCGGTTTCAGCTCGAAATTACAATTTACAAGTCAAGAACGCACCAGATCCAACCCATTTCTATAAAACTAAAATAGGAACATTTTTAAATGCGCTACGATATATTCAAACTTTTAGAACCAGTTTACGAAGAAATCGTGGCCATCTATATTCTTTTTCTAGAATGAAATAAATGCTATAGGGACAGCAAAGTAACTATCTAAATTTCTTGGAAGCTTAGTGGGGACATGCGGCAATTAGGACGAACATCGTTGTTTATATCACTGTTGCCTACAAATGTTTAGTACGTGGACTGGGAATTCGCAATTCGAAAGATAGTACAAATGCAGATTCTTACGTATATACACGTACATCCATCTCTATGAATACATGTATGTATCTCGTGGTCTATGAGCAATCTTCGAGAGATTGAATTAGTAGATTTTGAGATTGATGAGGTTAACAACTTAACATAGCTTCGCCGTCAGCAACTACATCACCTATGGCTAGAAGAATAGTATCGTTTATTCGTAAAatacattaaaaaaatacaagCATCTATATTGAATCTAGGATTTAAGCTCACATGGTGGCATGAGTAAGTTCCACTATAAGAAACATAGCTAACCAAATTCGCTCCACAAATCATTTTAATTTAGTCCTTAGCTTTACCCACTAAGCTTGCCGGTCACCTTTCATTCAGTGTGACCGGAGTAGATTGCCCATGATCATGAGTCATGACAATCCTATTCCGAACCTAAATGAATTGAAGTACAACCGTGCGTTTGTTAGCTAGCATATGCACTTCAGTACTGATCATACGACTAGTCATTTTCCCATTCGGGCCTTTACCCCGTTCCCATTACCAAACCGATCAAAATATAAAAGCTGTCACCTGCCAACTAACAAAAGATGAAGGAAG is a genomic window containing:
- the LOC117838262 gene encoding COBRA-like protein 7; the encoded protein is MAGSAAPQAVVLGLLLLAGLAAAQRGTTPAAAAPAPDPGCNGIQLTYNFQGRTKIRPFVSDKNKQPYAFRANATVLNSGTRPLKSWAVLVEFAHGEILVGVDGAVLTGGGEMPYNTTEDAGNATSFSGYPQTDLLTPIATAGDLSQIQASVGIVGTVFAGPVPFVPLPAKLSLDNPDYACEAARNVTAGILSTCCVLTPEAEANATVIDANATDPTKNFLPRGTGDLVITYDVLQAYPSSYLALVTLENNAKLGRLDNWRLSWEWRRGEFIYSMKGAHPSKVDTSGCIYGAAAQYYQSLDFSQVLNCDRKPVILDLPLSRYNDTQIGKIDNCCRNGTILPKSMDEKQSKSAFQMQVFKMPPDLNRTKLFPPANFKIAGASSLNPDYTCGQPVPVSPTAFPDPSGLDSTTLAVATWQVVCNITRTKGAKPKCCVTFSAYYNDSVIPCNTCACGCPANRRGQTCSTTAQSMLLPPEALLVPFDNRTQKAMAWAELKHYNVPRPTPCGDFCGVSINWHVSTDYNKGWSARVTLFNWEDVDMANWFAAIVMDKAYDGFEKAYSFNGTAVGKNTIFMQGLEGLNYLVKQTNMSGSDYLVPGKQQSVLSFTKKLTPGINIVSGDGFPTKVFFNGDECAMPQRIPKSSSGFRTRLSSALALVLVLAASAFLLLQQ